Within the Serratia sp. UGAL515B_01 genome, the region CTGAGATTCATCACTTGGCTGCACGCAGCCGTAAAATAGACGCTAAACAGCGCGGATGGCATGCCAACAAATCAGCGAACCTAAAGTCACCATGATCACTCCCTGCCAAAAATTGACAGACAAAGAGGTACTGAGAACCACGGCGGCGAATACCGCTGACAACACCGGAGTAAAGTAAGAGGCTGTAGCCAACAAAGTCATATTACCGTGCAAGATCCCCACATTCCATACGGCATACCCTGCCCCCATCGCTACACCAGCGCACAATAAAGCCAAAGTAACCCACCAGCTAAAATGCATACTCTCATGGCTGAAGGGATAGATCAGCCACAAGGCCAATGCTGTAAAAGCGATAAATAGCACCACTCCATTTTTGCCTTGGGCTAATTTTTTAGTCACATTGCAATAGACAGCCCATATCACAGCACCGCTGAAGGAGAGTACATAACTCAACGGATTGCTGTGTACATTGGCTAACATTTGCGCAGGGGACCATCCACCATCACCACTCATAATCCAGCCAATGCCAACCAGCGAAAGCAGCAAACCAGGGGTCATCCACCATCTAGCCTTTTGACCGTTGAACAAAATCGCCATTAGTATGGTAAAGCAAGGCCATAAATAGTTAATCATCCCTATTTCAATCGCTTGCATACGATTGTTGGCATATCCTAGTGACAATGACAGGCAAATCTCATAAAGCACAAACAGTAGACTACCTGTGAACAGATAACCACGGGGAAACTCAGCCAGCTTTGGGATCCCCATCACAGCAAACAGAAACAGCGTTCCTACACTGTAGATCATCGCTGCCCCCCCAACCGGTCCAAGACCTTCGCTAACGCTGCGGATCAGACCGACAACACTGCTCCATAACACAATCGCCAGCAGGCCAAGCAAAGTGGCTTTATGGGAAACAGACAAATGGAGCATCAGAGTAAATCCTAATCATTTATTTTTTATTAGATTTTAACTCTACTGACCTGCCAGGGAAAAAGATAGGCTCTGTGGCAATGTCCTGTCTTATAACTCGCTGCGCGTAATAGTGTTACAGGTGGGAGTGATGGCCGTTGAACCCATGGATGCGCAAATAGGGGGCACGGCGTGTAGGCGCTCGCGCTCGTCGTCATTCCCACCTGCCAGAAGCGTGATACATAGCGGTATTAAGAACACCGATTTAGGCTGTGAACCTTAGCTGTTTATATCCTTTACTCTGCTTCTTTGTTATCTATGCCTGTTCGCCCCAGTCACATAGTAGGTCTGCTCCTGGGGATGTGTTCACTGACCGCCTTGATACATCTTGAATAATTTTAGGTACATACCCAAAATAATTCGAGTTGCAGGAGGGCGACAACGCAACGAATCCCTAGGAGCTTACTCAAGTAAGTGACTGGGGTGAGTGAGGAAAGCCAACGCACATGCAACTTGAAGTACGACGAGTATAGGTCATTTGCCTGAGGACAAATTACTGTTGTGGTTGACGTTCAAGCTGCGGTGGCGGCTGACGGAATCGGCGAGTCAGGTAAGCCAGATAGGCAAATCCCAGGGCCGCCCAAATCAGCCCCATCGTTAACGAGCTTTTCTCCAGATTCAACCACAATACCCCCACGGTGAAGGCTCCCACCAAAGGCAAGAACAGAAAATGGAAACGGTCTTTCCACGTCTTGTTACGTCCTTCACGTATAAAGAAATGGCTGATGACCGAAATATTAACGAAGGTAAAGGCGACCAGAGCACCGAAGTTAATCAGCGCGGTCGCCGTCACTAAGTCGAAAGATAATGCAGATAAAGCCACCAGCCCAACAAGTAATACATTTAATACTGGTGTGCGCCATTTAGGGTGGATATAACCAAAAATTTTTTCAGGAAAAACGTTATCGCGTCCCATCACGTACAGCAAGCGGGAAACGCTGGCGTGAGAAGCTAAGCCAGAAGCCAAGGTATTGATGAACGTGGTGCAAAGGAAGATCGCTTGGAACAATTTCCCCCCCACGTACAAGGCGATTTCAGGCAATGCTGCATCAGGCTCTTTGAATCGTTCTATGCTTGGGAAAAACAGCTGAATAAAGAATGAGACGCTGATGAAAATTATGCCACCGTACAATGCGGTGAGGAAGATTGCCTTGGGGATCACTCTGGCTGCATCTGGCGTTTCTTCGCTGAGCGTGGTGACGGCGTCAAACCCAAGAAATGAAAAGCACAGGATGGTGGCTCCGGTAATGATGGGGAGCAATTGCGCATTTTCACTGACAAAAGGCTTGAGGCTCCACACTGTCCCCACCCCTTCACCATCACGTAGCCCGTGGATCACGAGAAAGATGAATACGACGATAATCGCCACTTGTGCTAGGACAAACAAAGTATTGAAGTTGGCTACCAGATTGACACTTTTCAGATTGATCGATGTCATGATCACGACAAAGCCAACAACCCAAACCCATGGAGGAACTTCTGGGAATAATGCCGTCAGATAAATCTTCGCCAGCAGCGTATTAATCATCGGTAAAAACAGATAATCCAATAACGAAGACCAGCCCACTAGAAACCCGACATGTGGGTTAATCGCTTTTTGTGCATAGGTATAGGCAGACCCCGACGTTGGGAATTGACGCACCAGCTTACCGTAACTGATCGCGGTAAACAGCACACCAGCCAGCGCAAAAAGATAAGAGGCCGGAACATGACCATCCGTTACACCCGAAACGATACCAAAAGTATCAAATACGGTCATCGGCGTCAGATAAGCTAAGCCCATCATCACCACTTGCCACAGTTTTAGTGTTTTACGCAGTTGCGGTTTGCCCGCGCCATTACAGTCGATGGCACTTATCGCCATGGGGTATTCCTCAACGGCGCCCTGTACGCCGAATTGGGAGAAAGTCTGTACCGCAT harbors:
- a CDS encoding APC family permease, producing the protein MAISAIDCNGAGKPQLRKTLKLWQVVMMGLAYLTPMTVFDTFGIVSGVTDGHVPASYLFALAGVLFTAISYGKLVRQFPTSGSAYTYAQKAINPHVGFLVGWSSLLDYLFLPMINTLLAKIYLTALFPEVPPWVWVVGFVVIMTSINLKSVNLVANFNTLFVLAQVAIIVVFIFLVIHGLRDGEGVGTVWSLKPFVSENAQLLPIITGATILCFSFLGFDAVTTLSEETPDAARVIPKAIFLTALYGGIIFISVSFFIQLFFPSIERFKEPDAALPEIALYVGGKLFQAIFLCTTFINTLASGLASHASVSRLLYVMGRDNVFPEKIFGYIHPKWRTPVLNVLLVGLVALSALSFDLVTATALINFGALVAFTFVNISVISHFFIREGRNKTWKDRFHFLFLPLVGAFTVGVLWLNLEKSSLTMGLIWAALGFAYLAYLTRRFRQPPPQLERQPQQ
- the yddG gene encoding aromatic amino acid DMT transporter YddG, whose product is MLHLSVSHKATLLGLLAIVLWSSVVGLIRSVSEGLGPVGGAAMIYSVGTLFLFAVMGIPKLAEFPRGYLFTGSLLFVLYEICLSLSLGYANNRMQAIEIGMINYLWPCFTILMAILFNGQKARWWMTPGLLLSLVGIGWIMSGDGGWSPAQMLANVHSNPLSYVLSFSGAVIWAVYCNVTKKLAQGKNGVVLFIAFTALALWLIYPFSHESMHFSWWVTLALLCAGVAMGAGYAVWNVGILHGNMTLLATASYFTPVLSAVFAAVVLSTSLSVNFWQGVIMVTLGSLICWHAIRAV